ATTTGTGGGTGGAATACAAGTCCGACCTCGACGAGATACTGCGCGACCTCCACAGCCGCAAAAAGAGCCACCAACTCAAGTTCGAGCTGCCCCGAAAATTCGAGATTCCGGAGTAGCGCCCCAATCCCTCAGCACGCAAAAAGCCCCACCGATTCCTCGGTGGGGCTTTTTAGTTGAATGCCTAGAAGCAATTAAGCCTTCTTGGCAATGACGTTGAAGGTCAGGTCGAAGGTGTCGTAGATGGCTTTGTCGCCGATGCTCTCGAAGAAGGACTTCGAGCCGTATTTCAGGCCGAACTTGGTGCGGTCGATGGTCACTTTGCCGGTAGCCGAGGCCAGGTCGCCTTTCACGCCCACTTTGGCGGGGAAGCTGATGCGCTGCGTCACGCCCTTGATGGTCATGTCGCCGGTGATGGTGGCGTTGTCAGCGTCTTTGGCGGCGCCTTTGATGGGGGCCACGCTCACGATTTTGAAGGTGGAAGTGGGGTACGTGGCCACGCCGAAGAAGTCGTCGCTGCTCATGTGGCCCACAAATTTGCCGTGGCTTTCGGCGTCCTTGATGTCGGTGGCTTTCATCGACTTCATGTCGACGGTGACGGTGCCACCCACCACGGCGTTGCCTTTCACCAGCAGCTCGCCGCTGCTGAAGTTCATGGTGCCGTTGTGGCCGTGCGTTACGGCTTTGCCTTCCCAGCCCAGGGTGCTCAGCTGCGGCTGCAGAGCGTAGGCGGGGGCGTTGGTGGCCATTTTGGCGCTGTTATTCTTTTGGGCCGAAGCAACGGGGGCGGCGCCCAGTACGGCAACAGCAAACAGGGCGGGCAACAGGAATTTTTTCATTTTGAAGAAAAAAGTAAAAAAGGGTTGATTTCGAAATGGTGTGGCTGGTGGGCCACTAACTAAAAAATGTGCCAAAGGCTACTCGCAGGAAGGCACGGCGGGGGTTGCCCCGTCTTCGGTCCTGAT
This DNA window, taken from Hymenobacter sp. 5317J-9, encodes the following:
- a CDS encoding YceI family protein, with the protein product MKKFLLPALFAVAVLGAAPVASAQKNNSAKMATNAPAYALQPQLSTLGWEGKAVTHGHNGTMNFSSGELLVKGNAVVGGTVTVDMKSMKATDIKDAESHGKFVGHMSSDDFFGVATYPTSTFKIVSVAPIKGAAKDADNATITGDMTIKGVTQRISFPAKVGVKGDLASATGKVTIDRTKFGLKYGSKSFFESIGDKAIYDTFDLTFNVIAKKA